Proteins found in one Erythrobacter sp. KY5 genomic segment:
- a CDS encoding aminopeptidase P family protein: protein MLMQTHEARLKALREELKRRELHGFVVPISDEHMSEYVGDYAQRLGWLTGFGGSAGFAAVTLTHAAIFVDGRYTVQVRDQVDENLFEYRSIPGDSLGEWLKDVSEAGAKIAYDPWLHTWNWVEALEKQAEPAGITMVPADSNPIDSVWQDQPEPSGAQAIVHTEELAGRTSAEKRAEVADWLCDEGLDAVVVPALDSIAWLLNIRGSDVSHTPVALSYVIAHKDGTAELFIAPEKVTPELTQHLGNAVTVRARDEFVGALGSMEGKKVSVDPDFGVVGIAQALRAGGAKFTFKQDPTILAKAIKNAAEVQGHRDAQARDGAAVSRFLRWLEVTAPAGEIDELAAAAKLEGFRRAHGDLRDTSFDTISAASGHAALPHYKVDEDSNILIPPGSIYLVDSGGQYPAGTTDITRTVWIDTPEGSQPTGEMRDRFTRVLKGHIQIDRAIFPQGTNGGQIDALARQYLWEAGVDYAHGTGHGVGSFLGVHEGPQRIAKPGGGQAGTSQELHAGMILSNEPGYYKAGEFGIRIENLVLTVEQDIDGAEGRFLGFEPLTFVPIDRRLIDKSLLTDGEIAWLDAYHARVREIVAPQLEGDDLAWLERETAPL from the coding sequence ATGCTGATGCAGACCCACGAAGCCCGCCTCAAAGCCCTACGCGAAGAATTGAAGCGCCGCGAACTTCACGGTTTTGTCGTGCCGATCTCCGATGAACATATGAGCGAATATGTCGGCGATTATGCACAACGGCTCGGCTGGCTCACCGGCTTTGGCGGTTCGGCTGGCTTTGCCGCCGTGACGCTGACCCATGCCGCGATCTTTGTCGACGGGCGCTACACTGTGCAGGTGCGCGACCAGGTCGATGAAAACCTGTTCGAATATCGCAGCATCCCGGGCGACAGTCTGGGCGAATGGCTCAAGGATGTGAGCGAGGCGGGCGCGAAGATCGCCTACGATCCCTGGCTTCACACCTGGAACTGGGTCGAAGCGCTTGAAAAGCAAGCCGAGCCAGCTGGCATCACCATGGTTCCAGCCGACAGCAACCCGATTGATTCGGTGTGGCAGGATCAGCCAGAGCCATCGGGTGCACAGGCAATCGTACACACCGAGGAACTTGCCGGGCGTACATCTGCGGAGAAGCGCGCGGAAGTGGCCGATTGGCTGTGCGACGAGGGGCTCGACGCGGTGGTGGTCCCGGCGCTCGATTCCATTGCATGGCTGCTCAACATTCGCGGCAGCGACGTGTCGCACACTCCGGTCGCGCTTTCCTATGTGATCGCGCACAAGGACGGCACTGCAGAGCTTTTCATCGCGCCTGAGAAAGTAACGCCCGAATTGACCCAGCATCTCGGCAATGCGGTGACGGTGCGTGCGCGCGACGAATTCGTCGGCGCGCTTGGATCGATGGAAGGCAAGAAGGTCAGCGTCGATCCCGATTTCGGCGTTGTCGGCATCGCGCAGGCTCTTCGCGCGGGCGGGGCGAAATTCACTTTCAAGCAGGACCCGACAATCCTCGCAAAGGCGATCAAGAACGCTGCCGAAGTGCAGGGCCACCGTGATGCACAGGCCCGCGACGGGGCAGCAGTCAGCCGCTTCCTGCGCTGGCTCGAAGTGACCGCGCCGGCTGGCGAGATCGACGAGCTCGCAGCAGCGGCAAAGCTCGAAGGCTTTCGCCGCGCGCATGGCGATCTGCGCGACACCTCGTTCGACACCATTTCGGCCGCTTCCGGCCATGCCGCCCTGCCGCACTACAAGGTGGACGAGGACAGTAACATTCTGATCCCGCCGGGTTCGATCTATCTCGTGGATTCTGGTGGTCAGTATCCGGCGGGCACGACCGATATCACCCGAACGGTCTGGATCGACACACCCGAAGGATCACAGCCAACCGGAGAAATGCGCGACCGCTTCACGCGCGTTCTGAAGGGCCACATCCAGATCGACCGCGCCATCTTCCCGCAGGGCACCAATGGCGGCCAGATCGACGCGCTCGCCCGCCAGTATCTCTGGGAAGCGGGTGTCGACTATGCCCACGGTACCGGCCACGGCGTCGGCAGCTTCCTCGGCGTGCACGAAGGCCCGCAGCGTATCGCGAAGCCGGGCGGCGGGCAGGCTGGCACCTCTCAGGAACTGCACGCCGGCATGATCCTCTCAAACGAGCCGGGCTACTACAAGGCAGGCGAATTCGGCATTCGGATCGAAAATCTCGTGCTAACCGTTGAACAGGATATCGACGGCGCAGAGGGCCGTTTCCTTGGTTTCGAACCGCTCACCTTCGTGCCGATCGACCGCCGCCTGATCGACAAGAGCCTCCTCACCGATGGCGAGATCGCATGGCTCGACGCCTACCACGCCCGCGTGCGCGAAATCGTTGCGCCGCAGCTTGAAGGCGACGACCTTGCATGGCTCGAGCGCGAGACAGCACCGCTTTGA